A region of the Exiguobacterium aurantiacum DSM 6208 genome:
CGATGGTCGACAAGTACCAAGAGCTCGCCGACGGACACGAGGACGGCGAAGTGACGCTCGAGCTCATCAAAGAAGAGCCGGACGCCGAGATGCAAGACGATCTCTCAGAGATGGTCACGGCGCTCAAAGCCGATTTCGACGCGTTCGAGCTCGAGATCTTGTTGAACGGTCCGTATGACGCCAACAACGCCATCCTCGAGTTGCATCCGGGGGCGGGCGGCACCGAGTCGCAAGACTGGGCGTCGATGCTCCTTCGCATGTATCAGCGATTCGCGGACAAGCAAGGCTGGAAAGTCGTCACGGTCGACTACTTGCCGGGTGAAGAGGCGGGCGTCAAGTCGGTCACGCTTCAAATCATCGGGCACAACGCCTACGGTTATTTGAAGGCGGAGAAAGGGATCCACCGTTTGGTGCGCATCTCGCCGTTCGACTCATCAGGCCGCCGTCATACGTCGTTCGTCTCGTGCGACGTCATGCCGGAGTTCGATGACGACATCGAGATCGACATCAAGACCGAGGACCTTCGCGTCGACACGTACCGCGCGTCAGGCGCCGGCGGTCAGCACATCAACACGACCGATTCGGCCGTCCGAATCACGCACGTGCCGACGGGCGTCGTCGTCTCGTGTCAGACCGAGCGCTCGCAGATCAAAAACCGCGAGTCGGCGATGAAGATGCTCAAGGCGAAGCTTTACCAACGGGAACTCGACGAGCAGCAACGTAAACTCGACGAGATTCGCGGCGAGAAGACGGACATCGGCTGGGGCAGCCAGATCCGTTCGTACGTCTTCCACCCGTACGCGATGGTCAAAGACCACCGGACGAGCTATGAAGTCGGGAACACGGGCGGCGTCATGGATGGGGATATCATGGGCTTCATCGACGCGTACCTCCGCAAGACAAATATGTGATGCATGTGGCTCAAAGACGGACGTCTTTGGGCCACGTTGTATGTAGAGGAGAAAACCTTTAATGAAGCAAATCGTCAAAGACTATATTTATTTACTGACCGGGTCCGTGTTCGTCGCCTCGGCGTTCAGTTTGTTTTTACTTCCGAACAACCTCGCCTCGGGCGGCGTGAGCGGGATCTCGATCATCACGTACGAGCTGTTTGGCATTTCGCCGGGGGCGTTCCAGCTCGTGGCGAACGTGTTGCTCCTCCTCATCGGTTGGATGATCCTCGGGCTCGGCTTCGGCGTCAAGTCACTCGTCGGCTCGATCTTCTTGCCGGGCGTCATCTTGTTCTATGAACTGATCGACGCTGGTGCCGCCGTGAACGATACGCTGCTCGCGGCCGTGTTCGGCGGGGCGGGTGTCGGGATCGGGCTCGGCCTCATCTTCCGCGGGCGCGCCTCGACCGGCGGGATGGACTTGATCGCCCAGATCCTACATAAGTTCACGCACATCCCGCTCTACTTGTGCATCGCCATCCTCGACGGGGCGGTCGTCCTCGTCGCCGCCGTCACGTTCTCGTTCACGACGGGGCTGTATGCGCTCATCGCCCTGTTCATCACGATCAAAATGATCGACTTCGTCCAACTCGGTTTCACGCAAGACAAGATGGCGTACGTCATCTCGGAGCAGCGTGACGTCATCACGCGCGCCGTCTTCGACGAGCTCGACCGTGGGGCGACGGAGATTCAGGCGATCGGTGCCTACTCGCGCCTCGACCGTCCGATGCTTCTCGTCGTCGTCCGTCAAAACGAGGTGAGTCGGTTGAAAGAGATCATCCGCCGCATCGACCCCGAGGCGTTCCTCGTCTTCAGCGAGGCGCACGAGGTGATGGGGCAAGGGTTCACGTCGGACAAGCGTTACATCAACGTGCCGTAAGTTGTGGAATCTTTGTGTACTTTTCGTGAGATTAGGTTAGAAAGCGGTTCAGAACGGCTATAATGGTAATTGTAGGTTATTTCTACAACTTAGGAGGGGAACCTTATATGAAGAAGTGGATGATGGCCATCGGCCTCGGCGCCATGCTCACGCTCGGTGCGTGCGGCGGCGGCGATGAGGAAGACACGTCAAGCAACGGGGATACAGGCTCGAACACGGCGTCGGTCGACGCGGAAGCGGTTTACGCACAAAACTGTGCGGCTTGTCACGGCGCGAACTTGGAAGGCATGAGCGGTCCGGCGTTGACAGACGTCGGTGCACGATTGTCAGCTGAAGAGATTGAAGGGATCATTCGCAACGGGAAAGGCGCGATGCCTGCGAACGTCATTCAAGATGATGACGAGATCACGGCCGTATCGGCTTGGCTCGCTGAGAAGAAATAATGATGGGACCACGGCGGTGAGAGGGCACTGAAAAACCTCCGCTCTATCCGAGCGTGAAAAGAAAAAAGGGGGATTGAACCGACTCATGTCGGGACAATCCCCCTTTTTTCCTTGCCCTCATCCTGTATTTTCTTTTCGAAGGGCGATGATTCGCTTCAGGTTGACCGCGACGATCGCCATCACGCCTTGCAACGTCATGCCTTTCAGGTCTGACGTCTTGTTGCGCGCCAGACCATGCGGGTTCTTCAGTTGGCTGTTCTTCGCCTCGATGGCGAAGCGTTTCCGGCGATGGTCCTTGAAATCATCCGTCTGCTCATAGTCGAGTTGGTCGCTGTGCTCCCTCAACTTCAATGACACGCTGTAAGACTTCGACTTGGCCCCGTCTTTGTAACAGCCTTCGCGCAATGGGCACTGCTTGCACAGCTCGATGTCGAAGAAATGGCTCTCCACTTGGTTCTTTCCGACGTCCTTCCGTCCGCCACGGACCTTGCGGACGGCCATGTGCCCGGCTGGGCAGACGTAACGTTCGGCGTCTTTGTTGTAGGTGAATCCTTCGACACGGTTCGGTGCGGGAGAAGAAATTTGTGGGTGCAAGGGTGCGACGAGCCTGCACCCTTGCGAGGCGGCATAGATCAAGTTGTCCCGGCTAGAATAGGCCCCGTCGCCCACGATGTGATCGAACTCGGCACCGGCTAGATGGCTCTTCTCGACAAGACTCGCCAATTGTGGCCCGTCTGCCGCCTCGCCAGATGTGACGACGACGGCCGTGATGATGCCCTCCTCCGTCATCGCGAGATGATGTTTGTAGCCGAAGAATGATGAGTCGGCGCTCTTGTGCCCGGTCCGGGCATCAGGATCCCTGGAGACCTGGAGCTCAACGTGCGCATCCTCCGCGAACTCGCGGACACGGTTCACCCGGTCACGGATGTGCTCGCGCGCCATAAGCTCGGGCATCTTGCTCTCGACGGTCTCGGCGACGGCGAGCGCATACGAGAGGAGCTGGTCGATGTCCGACTCGTCCACCTTCTCCGGAAAGCGCCCCTTCGCGTTCTTGGTTTCTTTGTAGCACGCATGACGGAGTCCCTTCGCCTCCTCGATGATCGCCTTCCCAATCGGCTTCTGCCCGTATCGGGCTCGGGAATGGGTCTCGTCGACGATCAATGTCCGTCCCTTGAGCAGCCCCATCCCTTTCGCGACCTCGACCGTGTGCCCGATCAATTTGTCGAGCAGCTCGTCGTCGTCCATACGCTGACGGCGGAACTTCGTGAGCGAGGAGGGGTTGATGACGTCATCCTCCGGCGCCAAATCCAGAAAATATTTGTAGGCGAGGTCGGTCTTCGCCCGTCTGACGAGGTCGACGTCCGATAGGTTCGAGTGCGCCTTCAGGAACAGATATTTGAACATCCGGACAGGATGGACGGCCATCCGACCGTTGTCGTGGCAATACGTGTCCTCGAGCAACTCGGTGATGAAATCGAACGGGACGAGGTCGTGGATGAGCCGCAGCTCGT
Encoded here:
- the prfB gene encoding peptide chain release factor 2 yields the protein MEISDIRNELEAMAKRLENYRQSLNLSEKQARIAELENEMTYPDFWDSQEKAQKVIDESNALKAMVDKYQELADGHEDGEVTLELIKEEPDAEMQDDLSEMVTALKADFDAFELEILLNGPYDANNAILELHPGAGGTESQDWASMLLRMYQRFADKQGWKVVTVDYLPGEEAGVKSVTLQIIGHNAYGYLKAEKGIHRLVRISPFDSSGRRHTSFVSCDVMPEFDDDIEIDIKTEDLRVDTYRASGAGGQHINTTDSAVRITHVPTGVVVSCQTERSQIKNRESAMKMLKAKLYQRELDEQQRKLDEIRGEKTDIGWGSQIRSYVFHPYAMVKDHRTSYEVGNTGGVMDGDIMGFIDAYLRKTNM
- a CDS encoding YitT family protein, whose translation is MKQIVKDYIYLLTGSVFVASAFSLFLLPNNLASGGVSGISIITYELFGISPGAFQLVANVLLLLIGWMILGLGFGVKSLVGSIFLPGVILFYELIDAGAAVNDTLLAAVFGGAGVGIGLGLIFRGRASTGGMDLIAQILHKFTHIPLYLCIAILDGAVVLVAAVTFSFTTGLYALIALFITIKMIDFVQLGFTQDKMAYVISEQRDVITRAVFDELDRGATEIQAIGAYSRLDRPMLLVVVRQNEVSRLKEIIRRIDPEAFLVFSEAHEVMGQGFTSDKRYINVP
- the cccB gene encoding cytochrome c551; translated protein: MKKWMMAIGLGAMLTLGACGGGDEEDTSSNGDTGSNTASVDAEAVYAQNCAACHGANLEGMSGPALTDVGARLSAEEIEGIIRNGKGAMPANVIQDDDEITAVSAWLAEKK
- a CDS encoding IS1182 family transposase; protein product: MMPDLPNMPPSPYAALYDLLIPADDELRLIHDLVPFDFITELLEDTYCHDNGRMAVHPVRMFKYLFLKAHSNLSDVDLVRRAKTDLAYKYFLDLAPEDDVINPSSLTKFRRQRMDDDELLDKLIGHTVEVAKGMGLLKGRTLIVDETHSRARYGQKPIGKAIIEEAKGLRHACYKETKNAKGRFPEKVDESDIDQLLSYALAVAETVESKMPELMAREHIRDRVNRVREFAEDAHVELQVSRDPDARTGHKSADSSFFGYKHHLAMTEEGIITAVVVTSGEAADGPQLASLVEKSHLAGAEFDHIVGDGAYSSRDNLIYAASQGCRLVAPLHPQISSPAPNRVEGFTYNKDAERYVCPAGHMAVRKVRGGRKDVGKNQVESHFFDIELCKQCPLREGCYKDGAKSKSYSVSLKLREHSDQLDYEQTDDFKDHRRKRFAIEAKNSQLKNPHGLARNKTSDLKGMTLQGVMAIVAVNLKRIIALRKENTG